The region GCCAGGTGGAGAATCTCCCGACAGGCGCGGTGATCGAAAGCCCGGCGGTGGCCAGCGCCGAGGGACTCCGCCCGATCCGGCCCTCGCAGCTTTCTTCCGCCCAGGCGGCGGTGATCCGCAACCGGCTTGAGGCTGTCGAGATGATTGTGGAAGCTGCATTGGAGGGCAGCCGGGCAAAATTCGTGCAGGCCCTGATGCTCGACGGGGCGGTGGCGGGCGCGGGCGCTGCGGAAAAACTGGCCGATGAGCTGCTGGCCGCCCAGCCGGATTTTTTACCCTGGTACGGGGGATGAGACTGCCGGTGATTTTAGCCGGGGCAGGAAATTAAAATCATTTCTCCTCGTCTTTAACGGCTGGTGTATTTCAGATGCTTGCCACCCAGTGCAGCTTCTAGTAAACTGCGGTCAACCACAGTCATACATTCCACTTAAACGGACCCACACACTCGATGAAACCTCTCCGCGCCGCCGCTGTCCAGTTCGAGCACGCTCCAGGCGACAAGGACGCCAACCTGGATAAAATCCGCCGGTTCACCGCCAAGGCCGCAAAGCGCGGGGCCGATCTGGTGGTCTTCCCCGAATGCTGTATCACCGGCTACTATTTCCTGCGCCACCTCTCGCGCCGGGAGCTGACCGAACTGGCCGAGCCGGTCCCGGCGGGGCCATCCACGCGCGAACTGGCGCGCCTGGCCGCAAAGCACAACATGGCTGTCGGGGCGGGGCTGGTGGAACTGGCCAACGACGGCCGGCTGTACAACAGCTGGGTAATCGCCCTGCCCGATGGACAGGTCCACAGTCACCGCAAGCTGCACTGTTTCGTGAGCGAGCACATGGACAGCGGCGATGAGTTCACCGTGTTCGACACTCCCTCGGGCTGGCGGCTGGGCGTGCTGACCTGTTACGACAATAACATCGTCGAAAATGTCCGGGCCACCGCGCTGCTGGGCGCAACCGTGATCCTGGCCCCCCACCAGACCGGCGGCGTGCGCTCGCCCGATCCGCACACGATGGGCCTGATCGACCGCGCGTTATGGGACAACCGCCAGCAGAACCCGGCGGAGATCGAAGCCGAACTGCGAGGCGACAAGGGCCGGGGCTGGCTGATGAGGTGGCTGCCCTCGCGCGCTCACGACAACGGCGTGTTCTACGTGTTCGCCAACGGCGTGGGCGTGGACGACGACGAGGTCCGCACGGGCAACGCGATGATCCTCGATACCTACGGCCGCGTGCTGGCCGAGACTTGGAAAGCCGGCGACGAGATGGTGAGCGCCGAGCTGGACCCGGTGCTGCTGGAGCGCAACACCGGCAAGCGCTGGATACTCACCCGGCGGCCGGAACTCTACGGCAGCCTGGCCGAATCGACCGGCAGGGAACGCCCGACCCGAGAGGTGCGTTTCGATGGAGAAGGAGTCTGAGCAGCGAAGAGACCCGGACCGCTTTATCGCGCTGCTCCGGGAAAGACAGCACTAGTGCTGTGTCCTGCAAATAAAGTAGGAAAAAAAGCGAATTATAAATCCCCCTCGATCCCCCTTTACGAAAGGGGGAGGCCGCTTCCCCCCTTGTATAATAGAGGGTAAGTGTTAGGATAGGTTAAGAGCAACCGGGAGGCCGATAGTGACATTCGAAGACAAACCGGAACCCGGGATGGACTACCTGGCGTTTCTTGTCCTGTCCACCGCCCTGACTCTGGCTACCAGCATCTGGCATGCCGCGGACAAGGACCCGTCGGGCTGGGAATTCCACCTGGTATTCCTGTTTTCCATGGGCACGTTTCTGGTTGTCCTGATCAGGGCGTTCCATGCGGCCTATCATACGTCGTACCGGCTGGACGGAGAGGTGCTGACTTTGCGCCGGGGCGGGAGCGAGAAAAAGGTGGTCCTGGATAAAATCAAGTCGATCGATCAGGTCGGTTTCGACCTGAACACGCTGTCACTCGGGTTCGGCTCGAAAGATTTCAGCAACCGGCTGACCGACAAGGTCAAGCTGACAACCGACGACGGGAAGTTTTACATCAGCCCCACCAACCCGCAACTGTTTGTCAGCCATGTCCGCGGGATGCGCTACCACGTGCAGGAAGATAGCGCTTCCGGAATCATCGCGGATGAAACTGTGAAAGCCGGCACGGTCCCGGCGAAGAAATTGAATGACATTGTTCCTGATTGACTGCAATATCCTTTCTGTTCGGGACTGAGTCGCGGCGTATCCTCGACGACTCTCCACTCCATCACGAGGCAGCCCCCATGACCACCTTGACCCGGATATTTATCACCGCCCTTATGCTCTTCCTGCCTGTTTCATGCCGAGTAACCTCGCCCCCGGTCGAGCTGACGGTCGGCCGCAACGGCGTGGCCGAACTGGCGGTCCACTACTCCGCGCCGCTCGCTAACCCGTTCGCCGATATCGAAGCAACCGCCTCGTTCAGCCATCCGCAATCGGGCCGCAGCGCGCTGGTGGACGGGTTCTATGATGGCGACTCCACCTGGCGCTTCCGTTTCGCCCCGGATGAGGAGGGTGTCTGGACCGCCGAGCTGAGTCTGGTCCGTGACGGCAAAACAGTGGTCCACAACCGCGTGGGAATCGAGTGCGAGGGCGCGGACCAGCACCGCTCGGCCGGGTTCGTCCGTCGCAGCGAGCAGAACCCTTACCGGCTGGCGTTCGAGGACGGCACGCCGTTCTACCCGGTCGGAATCCAGCCCTGCGGCGCGGCGGGCGCGGGTCTGGATGGCCCTCTACGCGGCGAGGGCAACTGGCGCACCCTGCCGATGGACCAGTATCTGGACGAGATGCAGGGGGCGGCCAACCTGTTCCGTATCCAACTGGGGCAGGGCACGCGCAAGGGCTGCGCCCGCGAGATCATGACCGACGAGCTGGGGTTCTACCGCTACGACCTGGAGGTCTGCCGCCTGCTGGACGAGACCTACCGCCTGCTGGATGCGCGCGGGTTCGCCACGATCCTGATCGCGTTCCAGGACATGAGCCTGTGGGGACCCGACACCACCGTATTCGGACCCAGCAAGACCATGGAAGGCTGGAAAGACCGCTCGAACCGGGAGCTGATGGCGGCGATAAAACATTACCTCCGCTACATTGTTGCCCGTTACGCCGTTTATACGGATATCTGGGAGATATTCAACGAGGACGTTTACACGCCCGACGAGTGGCTGGAGGAGGTTGCCGGTTTCGTGCGTGAGCGGGACCCCTACGATCACCTGCTGACCACCAGCTACGAGCGCCCCTACGCCGAGTGGTGCGAGCTGGTTACGCCACACCTTTACGTCCGGGTCCCGGCCAACGAAACGGGCTTTATTCTGGAACGCCAGTTCGCCCGCCATAAAGGCTGGGGCAAACCAGTCCTGTATACTGAATTCGGCAACAAGGGGACGATTTCCAACCGCGACCCGGACAAGTGGCGTGTGGCTGTCTGGACCTCTTTCATGTACGAGAGCGCGGTAACGTTCTGGAGCATGGGCGGAATAGTCACCCTGCCCCACACAGACGCCGGCAACGCGAACGCGTACCTGGGCCGGGAGGCGCGGGGCTACTTCCGTAATTTCCATGCCTTCTCCAGAGACCTTCCCGCGGACATGCGCCCTGCGATGAGCGGTTACGAACAGGGCGATGGCGTGGCGCGTTACGCTCTGTCAAACGGCACGACCGGCGTACTGTACCTTCACCACTACGCGGGCTATGACACCGCCACGAGTTGCGGCATTTACTTCTGGAGCTGGCCCGGCACTTTCGAAATACGCTGGTTCGACCCCTCGGCCGGAACATGGGGCGGAACCGATACGGTCGAAAGCCGGGGCAACGCGCTGGTGTTCGGCTCACCGGAATTTAGCGAGGACCTGGCCGCGCTGATAACCAGGATCGACTGATGCTCCATATCAACAAGAGGAGTTCATCAGAAAAGCCCTGTCGAGAATCCACTCGTGGTGTGGACTGCTGCGCGCCGGTCCTGATCGTGTTCGGGTTCACTGCCGGGATGGCGCCGTACCAGATGTTCGCCTGCTGAGACTTTTAAGATACTGTGCCCGCTGACAGCATTTCGTCCACTCAAAACGGAGGTCAGGTTTGCGAAAGAATCTCTCCAAGCTGCACATTTGGCTGGGTCTGCTGTGTGCCCCGTACCTGATTATTACCGGGTTCAGCAGCCTGCATTTCAACCACCATTTCGGCTTTGTCGATACCGGCGAATACGCGGTAAGCTGGGAGCGGCAGTTCGACGCCGTGGCCGATACGACCGACGACGGCGCGCTGGCCGAGCGGGTTCGCCTGGCGCTC is a window of Candidatus Glassbacteria bacterium DNA encoding:
- a CDS encoding acyltransferase, coding for MKPLRAAAVQFEHAPGDKDANLDKIRRFTAKAAKRGADLVVFPECCITGYYFLRHLSRRELTELAEPVPAGPSTRELARLAAKHNMAVGAGLVELANDGRLYNSWVIALPDGQVHSHRKLHCFVSEHMDSGDEFTVFDTPSGWRLGVLTCYDNNIVENVRATALLGATVILAPHQTGGVRSPDPHTMGLIDRALWDNRQQNPAEIEAELRGDKGRGWLMRWLPSRAHDNGVFYVFANGVGVDDDEVRTGNAMILDTYGRVLAETWKAGDEMVSAELDPVLLERNTGKRWILTRRPELYGSLAESTGRERPTREVRFDGEGV
- a CDS encoding DUF5060 domain-containing protein, which codes for MTTLTRIFITALMLFLPVSCRVTSPPVELTVGRNGVAELAVHYSAPLANPFADIEATASFSHPQSGRSALVDGFYDGDSTWRFRFAPDEEGVWTAELSLVRDGKTVVHNRVGIECEGADQHRSAGFVRRSEQNPYRLAFEDGTPFYPVGIQPCGAAGAGLDGPLRGEGNWRTLPMDQYLDEMQGAANLFRIQLGQGTRKGCAREIMTDELGFYRYDLEVCRLLDETYRLLDARGFATILIAFQDMSLWGPDTTVFGPSKTMEGWKDRSNRELMAAIKHYLRYIVARYAVYTDIWEIFNEDVYTPDEWLEEVAGFVRERDPYDHLLTTSYERPYAEWCELVTPHLYVRVPANETGFILERQFARHKGWGKPVLYTEFGNKGTISNRDPDKWRVAVWTSFMYESAVTFWSMGGIVTLPHTDAGNANAYLGREARGYFRNFHAFSRDLPADMRPAMSGYEQGDGVARYALSNGTTGVLYLHHYAGYDTATSCGIYFWSWPGTFEIRWFDPSAGTWGGTDTVESRGNALVFGSPEFSEDLAALITRID